One stretch of Amycolatopsis sp. NBC_00345 DNA includes these proteins:
- a CDS encoding aspartate/glutamate racemase family protein: MRILVTNCNTTEAMTKEIAAGARAAASPGTEILARTPGWGPESAEGWLDSFLSAAAVLDLLRGLDDADEPFDAVVMAGFGEHGREGARELLDVPVVDITEAAAHLACLLGRRYGVVTTLDRTCGLIEDSLHSAGVAPNCVAVVGAGLGVLDLRDERRTESALLTAARRVRDAGAEVLVLGCAGMTGLDRRISTMLDIPVVDGVAAAVRLAESLVALKLTTSRAGSYARPLEKKRTWPSG, translated from the coding sequence ATGCGCATCCTCGTCACCAACTGCAACACCACCGAGGCGATGACCAAGGAGATCGCGGCCGGGGCGCGCGCCGCCGCGAGCCCCGGCACCGAGATCCTGGCGCGCACGCCCGGCTGGGGCCCGGAGTCGGCGGAGGGCTGGCTCGACAGCTTCCTCTCCGCCGCCGCGGTGCTCGACCTGCTGCGTGGCCTCGACGATGCCGACGAGCCGTTCGACGCCGTGGTGATGGCCGGCTTCGGCGAACACGGCCGCGAGGGCGCGCGGGAGCTGCTCGACGTGCCGGTCGTCGACATCACCGAGGCCGCCGCGCACCTGGCGTGCCTGCTCGGGCGCCGCTACGGCGTGGTGACCACGCTGGACCGCACGTGCGGGCTGATCGAGGACAGCCTGCACTCGGCGGGCGTCGCGCCGAACTGCGTCGCCGTCGTCGGCGCCGGGCTGGGCGTGCTGGACCTGCGGGACGAGCGCCGTACCGAGTCCGCGCTGCTCACCGCCGCCCGCCGCGTCCGCGACGCCGGGGCCGAGGTGCTGGTGCTCGGCTGCGCGGGCATGACCGGCCTGGACCGCCGGATCTCGACGATGCTGGACATCCCGGTGGTCGACGGCGTCGCCGCGGCCGTGCGGCTCGCGGAGTCGCTCGTGGCGCTGAAGCTGACGACCAGCCGCGCGGGCTCGTACGCGCGGCCGTTGGAGAAGAAACGCACCTGGCCGAGCGGCTAA